One Echeneis naucrates chromosome 16, fEcheNa1.1, whole genome shotgun sequence DNA window includes the following coding sequences:
- the itga11b gene encoding integrin alpha-11 isoform X2 — MDYLHLVLLLWSCSLLPDLQLCFNFDTKNFKIFSGSKETQFGYTVQQHEAGGRQWLLVGAPFELTGKQQTGDVFRCPLDSKTSANCSRLNLGKLSLDNVSERKDKMRLGMSLTSNPKDNSFVTCGPLWSHECGSSLYSTGICSRVSRNFRLSQTIAPALQRCETFMDIVIVLDGSNSIYPWYEVQDFLINILQKFYIGPGQTQVGVVQYGSTVVHEFGLGEYQTVEEVVEAARGIDQRGGEETRTALGINVARAEAFQRGGRPGAQKVMIVITDGESHDSPQLVQAVGDSERDNITMYAIAVLGYYNRRGINPEAFLREIKFIASDPDDKHFFNVTDESALKDIVDALGERIFTLEGTSSQGRGFGLQMAQAGFSSHLVKDGILLGAVGAYDWNGAVLKQTKQGRVVPPKSAYKDEFPDELKNHGAYLGYSVGSLISSGGSQLYVAGAPRFNHTGKVIVFTLKNNGNLTVLQALLGEQIGSYFGSELLSMDVNGDGQTDVLLVAAPMHYSQGRERGKVYLYSATPQTSFFLQGALEISEGSQNSRLGSALSQIPDMNGDGFRELVVGAPLEDDHQGAVYVFYGQDKTIQRRYRQRISAAGFSAGLQYFGQSLHGVLDVNADGLVDLAVGALGAAVIIWSRGVIRIQAKLTFEPEKVNIFNKDCWRGGKEVTCMSVIVCLSLESRTKSRTKTRTEVALWYSLLLDERRFPPRAVLDESDRQQPRSLSLQVGGQNCQRLGFSVQETSDYGRPIMVVLETGMLTPDEGPVLDPDWPSIMRVELPFWNGCEQEDICVPDLILHSHTDLMDVQQFCSSRDRAAWSICRHRRASGSSVFVVETGRKRVVVFARLENHGENAYGAAIHISTSSNLLFSSLIVKDQSDIQIECYAEDRLANQRLCNISAPFMKSLSQVSFHLEFELSRSVFLDHIQVLMATTSDGEEGFPDDNINNIFLPLKYQSEVLFTRDTNNPRFEIKADSLSWERPDGGSPTFNLTYYIQNLGLFLVQDVKFRADVWAVTREGNQLVNITDCSVEQGGASVCTLPPQRAANQVTAEDLSHLSQLNHSNSESLPVHCRLNLLPSRELKVTLRGRLQLPALLAVNFRSLELLTVASIQLDSSSLMFLQEDRPVRQITVELRKDEDYIIPVWIILGSSLGGLLLLALLVLALWKLGFFNRRRRQEEEEQPVANGKAAEEL, encoded by the exons ATGGATTATCTTCAtcttgtgctgctgttgtggagCTGCAGCCTCCTGCCAG ACCTTCAGCTCTGCTTCAACTTTGATACCAAGAACTTCAAGATCTTCTCCGGTTCTAAAGAAACCCAGTTTGGATACACAGTCCAGCAGCACGAGGCTGGAGGACGGCAGTG gttgcTGGTTGGTGCTCCCTTTGAACTTACAGGGAAGCAGCAGACTGGTGATGTGTTCAGGTGCCCTCTGGACAGCAAGACGTCTGCAAACTGCAGCCGCCTGAATCTGG GGAAACTTTCTCTGGACAACGTCTCTGAGCGCAAAGACAAGATGAGGCTGGGAATGTCTCTGACGTCCAACCCAAAAGACAACAGCTTCGTG ACCTGCGGACCTCTCTGGTCTCATGAATGTGGAAGCTCCTTGTACAGCACAGGAATCTGCTCCAGAGTCAGCCGGAACTTCAGGCTGTCGCAGACCATCGCCCCCGCCCTGCAGA ggTGCGAGACGTTCATGGACATCGTGATAGTTCTGGATGGTTCTAACTCCATCTACCCGTGGTACGAGGTCCAGGACTTCCTCATCAACATCCTGCAGAAGTTCTACATCGGTCCGGGTCAGACTCAG GTTGGCGTGGTTCAGTACGGCTCCACTGTGGTCCATGAGTTCGGTCTGGGTGAGTACCAGACGGTGGAGGAAGTGGTGGAAGCTGCCAGGGGTATCGACCAGCGAGGCGGTGAGGAGACGAGGACGGCGCTGGGCATCAACGTGGCACG CGCGGAGGCGTTCCAGCGCGGCGGTCGGCCTGGTGCACAGAAGGTGATGATTGTGATCACAGACGGCGAATCTCACGACAGCCCTCAGCTGGTGCAGGCTGTcggagacagtgagagagacaacATCACCATGTACGCCATCGCT GTCCTCGGTTACTACAACCGTCGGGGAATTAACCCTGAGGCCTTCCTGAGAGAGATCAAGTTCATCGCAAGTGACCCGGATGACAAACATTTCTTCAACGTGACAGATGAGTCTGCGCTGAAGGACATCGTGGACGCTCTGGGAGAGCGAATTTTCACTCTGGAAG GAACCAGCAGTCAGGGGCGGGGCTTCGGTCTGCAGATGGCTCAGGCTGGTTTCTCTTCACATTTAGTTAAA GACGGCATCCTGCTCGGTGCGGTGGGCGCCTACGATTGGAACGGCGCTGTATTGAAACAGACCAAACAGGGACGGGTCGTCCCTCCGAAATCGGCCTATAAGGACGAGTTTCCAGACGAGCTGAAGAACCACGGAGCTTATCTGG GTTACTCTGTCGGCTCGCTCATCTCATCTGGAGGTTCCCAGCTCTACGTGGCCGGAGCTCCGAGGTTCAACCACACGGGCAAAGTGATCGTGTTCACCCTGAAGAACAATGGGAACCTGACCGTCCTGCAGGCGCTGCTGGGAGAGCAG ATCGGCTCGTACTTTGGCAGCGAGTTGTTATCGATGGATGTCAATGGAGACGGACAGACCGACGTCCTCCTTGTGGCGGCACCAATGCACTACAGTCAGGGCCGGGAGAGAGGGAAGGTCTACCTGTACTCAGCCACGCCGCAG ACTTCCTTTTTCCTGCAGGGGGCGCTAGAGATCTCTGAAGGCTCCCAGAACTCCCGCCTGGGTTCAGCCTTGTCCCAGATTCCTGACATGAACGGAGACGGATTCAGGGAACTCGTGGTCGGCGCCCCTCTGGAAGACGACCACCAGGGGGCGGTCTACGTGTTTTATGGTCAGGACAAAACCATCCAGCGCCGCTACAGACAG cgTATCTCTGCAGCTGGTTTTTCTGCAGGTCTGCAGTATTTTGGACAAAGTCTTCATGGCGTTCTGGACGTCAATGCGGACGGGCTGGTCGACCTCGCAGTGGGAGCGCTGGGAGCTGCTGTCATCATCTG GTCTCGGGGCGTCATACGGATTCAGGCCAAGCTGACCTTTGAACCTGAGAAGGTCAACATTTTCAACAAGGACTGCTGGCGAGGAGGGAAGGAAGTCACCTGCATGTCTGTGattgtctgtctgagtctggaGTCCAGGACCAAGtccaggaccaagaccaggaccgaAGTGG CTCTGTGGTACAGTCTGCTGTTGGATGAGCGCCGTTTCCCTCCACGAGCCGTTCTGGACGAATCAGATCGACAGCAGCCGAGgagtctgtctctgcaggtcgGAGGTCAGAACTGCCAACGCCTTGGCTTCTCTGTGCAG GAAACATCAGACTACGGACGCCCCATCATGGTTGTCCTGGAGACGGGGATGCTGACCCCCGACGAGGGGCCAGTGCTGGACCCTGACTGGCCGAGCATCATGAGGGTTGAG CTTCCCTTCTGGAACGGCTGTGAACAGGAAGACATCTGCGTTCCCGACCTGATCCTCCACAGTCACACCGACCTCATGGATGTTCA GCAGTTCTGCAGCTCGAGGGACCGGGCGGCGTGGTCCATCTGCCGCCATCGGAGGGCATCGGGCAGTTCGGTTTTCGTGGTCGAGACTGGGAGGAAGAGGGTGGTGGTCTTCGCTCGATTGGAGAACCACGGAGAGAACGCCTATGGGGCCGCCATCCacatctccacctcctccaacCTGCTGTTCTCCAGCCTCATCGTCAAG GACCAATCAGACATACAGATTGAATGCTATGCTGAAGACAGACTGGCCAATCAGCGGCTCTGTAACATCAGCGCTCCGTTCATGAAGTCCTTGTCTCAG GTATCTTTTCACTTGGAGTTTGAGCTCAGCCGCTCGGTCTTCCTGGATCACATACAGGTTCTCATGGCAACCACCAG TGACGGTGAAGAGGGATTTCCTGATGACAACATCAATAACATCTTCCTTCCGCTGAAATACCAAAGCGAGGTCCTCTTCACCAG AGACACCAACAATCCACGTTTTGAAATCAAAGCCGACTCTTTGTCCTGGGAACGGCCTGATGGCGGCTCGCCGACCTTCAACCTCACTTACTAc ATCCAGAACCTGGGCCTGTTCCTAGTCCAGGACGTCAAGTTCAGAGCAGATGTCTGGGCCGTGACCAGGGAGGGAAACCAGCTGGTCAACATCACCGACTGCAGCGTCGAACAG GGGGGGGCCTCCGTGTGCACGTTGCCTCCACAAagagcagccaatcaggtgaCAGCTGAGgacctgtctcacctgtcccagCTG aacCACAGTAACAGTGAGAGTCTGCCGGTCCACTGCAGACTGAACCTGCTGCCATCCAGAGAGCTGAAGGTGACACTCAGAGGAAGACTTCAGCTTCCTGCTCTGCTCGCT GTGAACTTCAGGTCTCTGGAGTTACTGACAGTCGCCTCCATCCAGCTGGACTCATCCAGTCTCATGTTCCTCCAGGAGGACAGACCTGTCCGACAG atAACAGTGGAGCTCAGGAAGGACGAGGATTACATCATCCCAGTCTGGATTATTCTGGGCAGCTCACTGGgcggcctgctgctgctggccttACTGGTCCTGGCCCTGTGGAAG CTCGGCTTCTTCAACAGAcggaggagacaggaagaggaggagcagcccGTAGCCAATGGGAAGGCAGCAGAGGAGCTATGA
- the itga11b gene encoding integrin alpha-11 isoform X1 produces the protein MDYLHLVLLLWSCSLLPDLQLCFNFDTKNFKIFSGSKETQFGYTVQQHEAGGRQWLLVGAPFELTGKQQTGDVFRCPLDSKTSANCSRLNLGKLSLDNVSERKDKMRLGMSLTSNPKDNSFVTCGPLWSHECGSSLYSTGICSRVSRNFRLSQTIAPALQRCETFMDIVIVLDGSNSIYPWYEVQDFLINILQKFYIGPGQTQVGVVQYGSTVVHEFGLGEYQTVEEVVEAARGIDQRGGEETRTALGINVARAEAFQRGGRPGAQKVMIVITDGESHDSPQLVQAVGDSERDNITMYAIAVLGYYNRRGINPEAFLREIKFIASDPDDKHFFNVTDESALKDIVDALGERIFTLEGTSSQGRGFGLQMAQAGFSSHLVKDGILLGAVGAYDWNGAVLKQTKQGRVVPPKSAYKDEFPDELKNHGAYLGYSVGSLISSGGSQLYVAGAPRFNHTGKVIVFTLKNNGNLTVLQALLGEQIGSYFGSELLSMDVNGDGQTDVLLVAAPMHYSQGRERGKVYLYSATPQTSFFLQGALEISEGSQNSRLGSALSQIPDMNGDGFRELVVGAPLEDDHQGAVYVFYGQDKTIQRRYRQRISAAGFSAGLQYFGQSLHGVLDVNADGLVDLAVGALGAAVIIWSRGVIRIQAKLTFEPEKVNIFNKDCWRGGKEVTCMSVIVCLSLESRTKSRTKTRTEVALWYSLLLDERRFPPRAVLDESDRQQPRSLSLQVGGQNCQRLGFSVQETSDYGRPIMVVLETGMLTPDEGPVLDPDWPSIMRVELPFWNGCEQEDICVPDLILHSHTDLMDVQQFCSSRDRAAWSICRHRRASGSSVFVVETGRKRVVVFARLENHGENAYGAAIHISTSSNLLFSSLIVKDQSDIQIECYAEDRLANQRLCNISAPFMKSLSQVSFHLEFELSRSVFLDHIQVLMATTSDGEEGFPDDNINNIFLPLKYQSEVLFTRDTNNPRFEIKADSLSWERPDGGSPTFNLTYYIQNLGLFLVQDVKFRADVWAVTREGNQLVNITDCSVEQQGGASVCTLPPQRAANQVTAEDLSHLSQLNHSNSESLPVHCRLNLLPSRELKVTLRGRLQLPALLAVNFRSLELLTVASIQLDSSSLMFLQEDRPVRQITVELRKDEDYIIPVWIILGSSLGGLLLLALLVLALWKLGFFNRRRRQEEEEQPVANGKAAEEL, from the exons ATGGATTATCTTCAtcttgtgctgctgttgtggagCTGCAGCCTCCTGCCAG ACCTTCAGCTCTGCTTCAACTTTGATACCAAGAACTTCAAGATCTTCTCCGGTTCTAAAGAAACCCAGTTTGGATACACAGTCCAGCAGCACGAGGCTGGAGGACGGCAGTG gttgcTGGTTGGTGCTCCCTTTGAACTTACAGGGAAGCAGCAGACTGGTGATGTGTTCAGGTGCCCTCTGGACAGCAAGACGTCTGCAAACTGCAGCCGCCTGAATCTGG GGAAACTTTCTCTGGACAACGTCTCTGAGCGCAAAGACAAGATGAGGCTGGGAATGTCTCTGACGTCCAACCCAAAAGACAACAGCTTCGTG ACCTGCGGACCTCTCTGGTCTCATGAATGTGGAAGCTCCTTGTACAGCACAGGAATCTGCTCCAGAGTCAGCCGGAACTTCAGGCTGTCGCAGACCATCGCCCCCGCCCTGCAGA ggTGCGAGACGTTCATGGACATCGTGATAGTTCTGGATGGTTCTAACTCCATCTACCCGTGGTACGAGGTCCAGGACTTCCTCATCAACATCCTGCAGAAGTTCTACATCGGTCCGGGTCAGACTCAG GTTGGCGTGGTTCAGTACGGCTCCACTGTGGTCCATGAGTTCGGTCTGGGTGAGTACCAGACGGTGGAGGAAGTGGTGGAAGCTGCCAGGGGTATCGACCAGCGAGGCGGTGAGGAGACGAGGACGGCGCTGGGCATCAACGTGGCACG CGCGGAGGCGTTCCAGCGCGGCGGTCGGCCTGGTGCACAGAAGGTGATGATTGTGATCACAGACGGCGAATCTCACGACAGCCCTCAGCTGGTGCAGGCTGTcggagacagtgagagagacaacATCACCATGTACGCCATCGCT GTCCTCGGTTACTACAACCGTCGGGGAATTAACCCTGAGGCCTTCCTGAGAGAGATCAAGTTCATCGCAAGTGACCCGGATGACAAACATTTCTTCAACGTGACAGATGAGTCTGCGCTGAAGGACATCGTGGACGCTCTGGGAGAGCGAATTTTCACTCTGGAAG GAACCAGCAGTCAGGGGCGGGGCTTCGGTCTGCAGATGGCTCAGGCTGGTTTCTCTTCACATTTAGTTAAA GACGGCATCCTGCTCGGTGCGGTGGGCGCCTACGATTGGAACGGCGCTGTATTGAAACAGACCAAACAGGGACGGGTCGTCCCTCCGAAATCGGCCTATAAGGACGAGTTTCCAGACGAGCTGAAGAACCACGGAGCTTATCTGG GTTACTCTGTCGGCTCGCTCATCTCATCTGGAGGTTCCCAGCTCTACGTGGCCGGAGCTCCGAGGTTCAACCACACGGGCAAAGTGATCGTGTTCACCCTGAAGAACAATGGGAACCTGACCGTCCTGCAGGCGCTGCTGGGAGAGCAG ATCGGCTCGTACTTTGGCAGCGAGTTGTTATCGATGGATGTCAATGGAGACGGACAGACCGACGTCCTCCTTGTGGCGGCACCAATGCACTACAGTCAGGGCCGGGAGAGAGGGAAGGTCTACCTGTACTCAGCCACGCCGCAG ACTTCCTTTTTCCTGCAGGGGGCGCTAGAGATCTCTGAAGGCTCCCAGAACTCCCGCCTGGGTTCAGCCTTGTCCCAGATTCCTGACATGAACGGAGACGGATTCAGGGAACTCGTGGTCGGCGCCCCTCTGGAAGACGACCACCAGGGGGCGGTCTACGTGTTTTATGGTCAGGACAAAACCATCCAGCGCCGCTACAGACAG cgTATCTCTGCAGCTGGTTTTTCTGCAGGTCTGCAGTATTTTGGACAAAGTCTTCATGGCGTTCTGGACGTCAATGCGGACGGGCTGGTCGACCTCGCAGTGGGAGCGCTGGGAGCTGCTGTCATCATCTG GTCTCGGGGCGTCATACGGATTCAGGCCAAGCTGACCTTTGAACCTGAGAAGGTCAACATTTTCAACAAGGACTGCTGGCGAGGAGGGAAGGAAGTCACCTGCATGTCTGTGattgtctgtctgagtctggaGTCCAGGACCAAGtccaggaccaagaccaggaccgaAGTGG CTCTGTGGTACAGTCTGCTGTTGGATGAGCGCCGTTTCCCTCCACGAGCCGTTCTGGACGAATCAGATCGACAGCAGCCGAGgagtctgtctctgcaggtcgGAGGTCAGAACTGCCAACGCCTTGGCTTCTCTGTGCAG GAAACATCAGACTACGGACGCCCCATCATGGTTGTCCTGGAGACGGGGATGCTGACCCCCGACGAGGGGCCAGTGCTGGACCCTGACTGGCCGAGCATCATGAGGGTTGAG CTTCCCTTCTGGAACGGCTGTGAACAGGAAGACATCTGCGTTCCCGACCTGATCCTCCACAGTCACACCGACCTCATGGATGTTCA GCAGTTCTGCAGCTCGAGGGACCGGGCGGCGTGGTCCATCTGCCGCCATCGGAGGGCATCGGGCAGTTCGGTTTTCGTGGTCGAGACTGGGAGGAAGAGGGTGGTGGTCTTCGCTCGATTGGAGAACCACGGAGAGAACGCCTATGGGGCCGCCATCCacatctccacctcctccaacCTGCTGTTCTCCAGCCTCATCGTCAAG GACCAATCAGACATACAGATTGAATGCTATGCTGAAGACAGACTGGCCAATCAGCGGCTCTGTAACATCAGCGCTCCGTTCATGAAGTCCTTGTCTCAG GTATCTTTTCACTTGGAGTTTGAGCTCAGCCGCTCGGTCTTCCTGGATCACATACAGGTTCTCATGGCAACCACCAG TGACGGTGAAGAGGGATTTCCTGATGACAACATCAATAACATCTTCCTTCCGCTGAAATACCAAAGCGAGGTCCTCTTCACCAG AGACACCAACAATCCACGTTTTGAAATCAAAGCCGACTCTTTGTCCTGGGAACGGCCTGATGGCGGCTCGCCGACCTTCAACCTCACTTACTAc ATCCAGAACCTGGGCCTGTTCCTAGTCCAGGACGTCAAGTTCAGAGCAGATGTCTGGGCCGTGACCAGGGAGGGAAACCAGCTGGTCAACATCACCGACTGCAGCGTCGAACAG cAGGGGGGGGCCTCCGTGTGCACGTTGCCTCCACAAagagcagccaatcaggtgaCAGCTGAGgacctgtctcacctgtcccagCTG aacCACAGTAACAGTGAGAGTCTGCCGGTCCACTGCAGACTGAACCTGCTGCCATCCAGAGAGCTGAAGGTGACACTCAGAGGAAGACTTCAGCTTCCTGCTCTGCTCGCT GTGAACTTCAGGTCTCTGGAGTTACTGACAGTCGCCTCCATCCAGCTGGACTCATCCAGTCTCATGTTCCTCCAGGAGGACAGACCTGTCCGACAG atAACAGTGGAGCTCAGGAAGGACGAGGATTACATCATCCCAGTCTGGATTATTCTGGGCAGCTCACTGGgcggcctgctgctgctggccttACTGGTCCTGGCCCTGTGGAAG CTCGGCTTCTTCAACAGAcggaggagacaggaagaggaggagcagcccGTAGCCAATGGGAAGGCAGCAGAGGAGCTATGA